The Nerophis lumbriciformis linkage group LG24, RoL_Nlum_v2.1, whole genome shotgun sequence genome includes a region encoding these proteins:
- the LOC133620582 gene encoding phosphoinositide-interacting protein-like: MTGSPENIPLGECALSQSRDQLTPPSRTDSTVLTLSRSDSLWTAETPPGRCQVFWFPIHFMSTGSGLLVCGVIISGFYFAGHSRKVSNFLGPALLSIGLMVLVVGVVLIPITKENRRRSGVKKPLAYHRQPAFDI; the protein is encoded by the coding sequence ATGACGGGCAGCCCGGAGAACATCCCGCTGGGAGAGTGCGCGCTGTCGCAGTCCCGGGACCAGCTGACGCCGCCCAGCCGCACGGACAGCACCGTGCTGACTCTGTCCCGCAGCGACTCGCTCTGGACGGCCGAGACGCCGCCGGGCCGCTGCCAAGTCTTCTGGTTCCCCATCCACTTCATGTCCACGGGCAGCGGCCTGCTGGTGTGCGGCGTCATCATCAGCGGCTTCTACTTCGCCGGCCACAGCAGGAAGGTGAGCAACTTCCTGGGCCCCGCCCTGCTCTCCATCGGCCTCATGGTGCTGGTGGTGGGCGTGGTCCTCATCCCTATCACCAAGGAGAACCGGAGACGCTCCGGCGTGAAGAAGCCGCTGGCTTACCACCGACAGCCCGCCTTCGACATCTGA